In Amycolatopsis methanolica 239, a single genomic region encodes these proteins:
- a CDS encoding thiolase family protein: MTSAVIVDAVRTASGKGKPGGQLSGLHPAELLSQVLRQLVERTGIDPGLIDDVIGGCVSQAGEQAINITRSAVLGAGFPEHVPATTIDRQCGSSQQAAHFAAQGVLSGAYDVVIACGVELMSRVPMGFAAQGKNPFGPAVGARYPEGLVNQGVSAELIAARWKLDRTTLDEYSARSHARAAATAAAGGFDREIVPVVSGNTKISTDETVRPQTTVEGLAGLDPSFADERLSQRFPEIDWKITPGNSSPLTDGASAVLIMSEEKANALGLQPRARFHTFAVTGSDPLLMLTGVVPATRKALDRSGLTIEDIDAYEVNEAFAPVPLMWQQEFGADPERLNPRGGAIALGHALGASGTRLLTTLVNHLQATGGRYGLQTMCEGGGMANATIVERL; the protein is encoded by the coding sequence ATGACCAGTGCTGTCATCGTCGACGCGGTCCGCACCGCATCCGGGAAGGGCAAGCCCGGCGGCCAGTTGTCCGGACTCCACCCGGCCGAACTTCTCTCCCAGGTGCTGCGGCAGCTGGTGGAGCGCACCGGAATCGACCCCGGCCTGATCGACGACGTCATCGGCGGCTGCGTGAGCCAGGCCGGTGAGCAGGCGATCAACATCACCCGCAGCGCCGTGCTCGGCGCCGGATTCCCCGAGCACGTGCCGGCCACGACCATCGACCGCCAGTGCGGATCCAGTCAGCAGGCCGCGCACTTCGCCGCCCAAGGTGTGCTCTCCGGCGCCTACGACGTCGTGATCGCCTGTGGTGTCGAACTGATGAGCCGGGTGCCGATGGGCTTCGCCGCACAGGGCAAGAACCCATTCGGCCCCGCCGTCGGCGCGCGTTACCCCGAGGGCCTGGTGAACCAGGGCGTGTCGGCCGAGCTGATCGCCGCGCGGTGGAAGCTCGACCGGACCACTTTGGACGAGTACTCGGCGCGCTCCCACGCCCGGGCGGCCGCCACCGCGGCCGCGGGCGGGTTCGACCGCGAGATCGTCCCGGTCGTCTCAGGCAACACGAAGATCAGCACCGACGAGACGGTCCGCCCGCAGACCACCGTGGAGGGTCTTGCCGGACTCGACCCGTCCTTCGCCGACGAACGCCTTTCCCAGCGTTTCCCGGAAATCGACTGGAAGATCACGCCGGGCAACTCTTCGCCGCTCACCGACGGCGCGTCGGCGGTGCTGATCATGAGCGAGGAGAAGGCGAACGCCCTCGGCCTCCAGCCCAGGGCGCGGTTCCACACGTTCGCGGTGACGGGAAGCGACCCCCTGCTCATGCTCACCGGCGTCGTCCCGGCGACGCGCAAGGCGCTGGACCGCTCCGGACTCACGATCGAGGACATCGACGCGTACGAGGTGAACGAAGCGTTCGCTCCGGTCCCACTGATGTGGCAGCAGGAGTTCGGCGCGGACCCCGAACGGCTGAATCCGCGCGGTGGCGCGATCGCACTCGGTCACGCACTGGGCGCCTCCGGCACACGACTACTGACGACGCTGGTCAACCACCTCCAGGCCACCGGCGGCCGGTACGGGCTGCAGACGATGTGCGAGGGCGGCGGCATGGCCAACGCGACCATCGTCGAGCGCCTCTGA
- a CDS encoding NAD(P)H-dependent flavin oxidoreductase: protein MVRTRFCDVFGVAYPIVQGGMQWVGRAELTSAVANAGGLGFLTALTQPTPEDLAKEIARCREMTDRPFGVNLTILPSINPPPYAEYRDVIVESGVPVVETAGFNPAEHLPAFRAGGVKVLHKCTSVRHAVKAQELGVDGISIDGFECAGHPGEDDIPGLVLIPAAAEKITIPMIASGGFGDARGLVAALALGADGINMGTRFLATAEAPVHDNVKRQLVANTERDSELIFRPLRNTARVASNSVSREVVGILDRGGKFEDVRDLVAGARGRKVFEEGDLDLGIWSAGMVQGIITDVPTVAELIERIVTEARELIAGRLAGVLN from the coding sequence ATGGTGCGCACACGGTTCTGCGACGTGTTCGGGGTGGCGTACCCGATCGTGCAGGGTGGGATGCAGTGGGTGGGCCGCGCGGAGCTGACCTCGGCCGTCGCGAACGCGGGCGGGCTCGGGTTCCTCACCGCGCTCACCCAGCCGACTCCCGAGGATCTGGCGAAGGAGATCGCGCGCTGCCGGGAGATGACCGACAGGCCGTTCGGTGTCAACCTGACCATTCTGCCCTCGATCAACCCGCCGCCGTACGCCGAGTACCGCGACGTGATCGTGGAGTCCGGGGTGCCGGTGGTGGAGACCGCGGGGTTCAACCCGGCCGAGCACCTGCCGGCTTTCCGGGCGGGCGGGGTCAAGGTGCTGCACAAGTGCACCAGCGTCCGCCACGCGGTGAAGGCCCAGGAGCTGGGCGTGGACGGCATCTCGATCGACGGGTTCGAGTGCGCCGGGCACCCGGGTGAGGACGACATCCCCGGCCTGGTGCTGATCCCGGCCGCCGCGGAGAAGATCACCATCCCGATGATCGCCTCGGGCGGGTTCGGTGACGCGCGTGGTCTGGTGGCGGCGCTGGCTCTGGGCGCGGACGGCATCAACATGGGCACCCGCTTCCTCGCCACCGCCGAAGCCCCGGTGCACGACAACGTCAAGCGGCAGTTGGTCGCCAACACCGAGCGGGACTCGGAGCTGATCTTCCGCCCGCTGCGCAACACCGCCCGCGTGGCGAGCAACTCGGTCTCCCGCGAGGTGGTCGGGATCCTGGACCGGGGCGGGAAGTTCGAGGACGTACGCGACCTGGTCGCCGGCGCCCGTGGCCGCAAGGTGTTCGAAGAGGGCGACCTGGACCTGGGCATCTGGTCGGCCGGGATGGTGCAGGGCATCATCACCGACGTGCCCACCGTCGCCGAGCTGATCGAGCGCATCGTCACCGAGGCGCGCGAGCTCATCGCCGGCCGGCTGGCCGGCGTGCTGAACTGA
- a CDS encoding 3-hydroxyacyl-CoA dehydrogenase, whose translation MEVGNAVALVTGGASGLGLATVKELHGKGAKVVIVDLPSSQGEAVAKELGDGVVFAAADVTDEAQVSAALDAAEALGTLRIAVNCAGIGNAHKTVGKRGPFPLDGFVKVINVNLVGTFNVIRLAAERIAKTEPAGEERGVIVNTASVAAFDGQIGQAAYSASKGGIVGMTLPIARDLASLQIRVVTIAPGLFHTPLFATLPEEAIASLGAQVPHPSRLGDPAEFAALARHIVENPMLNGETIRLDGAIRMAPR comes from the coding sequence ATGGAGGTCGGCAACGCGGTCGCGCTGGTGACTGGTGGCGCGTCGGGGCTCGGGCTGGCGACGGTCAAGGAGCTGCACGGCAAGGGCGCGAAGGTCGTCATCGTGGATCTGCCCTCGTCGCAGGGTGAGGCGGTGGCCAAGGAGCTGGGCGACGGGGTGGTGTTCGCCGCGGCCGACGTGACCGACGAGGCGCAGGTGTCCGCGGCGCTGGACGCGGCGGAGGCGCTGGGCACGTTGCGGATCGCGGTGAACTGCGCGGGCATCGGCAACGCGCACAAGACCGTGGGCAAGCGGGGTCCCTTCCCGCTGGACGGGTTCGTCAAGGTCATCAACGTCAACCTGGTGGGCACGTTCAACGTGATCCGGCTGGCCGCGGAGCGGATCGCCAAGACCGAGCCGGCAGGCGAGGAACGCGGCGTCATCGTCAACACCGCGTCCGTGGCCGCGTTCGACGGGCAGATCGGGCAGGCGGCGTATTCGGCGTCCAAGGGCGGGATCGTTGGGATGACGTTGCCGATCGCGCGGGATCTGGCGAGCCTGCAGATCCGGGTGGTGACGATCGCGCCGGGGTTGTTCCACACGCCGCTGTTCGCGACCCTGCCGGAGGAGGCGATCGCCTCCCTCGGCGCGCAGGTGCCGCACCCCTCGCGGCTGGGTGACCCCGCCGAGTTCGCGGCGCTGGCCCGGCACATCGTGGAGAACCCGATGCTCAACGGCGAGACCATCCGGCTCGACGGCGCCATCCGGATGGCCCCGCGCTGA
- a CDS encoding zinc-binding dehydrogenase, with protein sequence MAAAAGADHVVRVDGRLDEVRRWTGGRGVDIVLDPVGGDRFTDSLRSLAPEGRLVVLGFTGGSIPTVKVNRLLLSNTSVLGAGWGEMLRQEPASLRWRWDELYPLLEHGTLTAAEPTVYPMAEAADALGALADRTATGKLVLDLR encoded by the coding sequence GTGGCCGCCGCGGCGGGTGCCGACCATGTCGTGCGCGTGGACGGCCGGCTGGACGAGGTGCGCCGGTGGACCGGCGGGCGCGGGGTCGACATCGTGCTCGACCCGGTGGGCGGCGACCGGTTCACCGACAGCCTGCGCAGCCTGGCGCCCGAGGGGCGCCTCGTGGTGCTCGGCTTCACAGGCGGTTCGATCCCGACGGTCAAGGTGAACCGCCTGCTGCTGAGCAACACCTCCGTGCTGGGCGCCGGCTGGGGCGAGATGCTCCGCCAGGAGCCCGCCTCCCTGCGGTGGCGGTGGGACGAGCTGTACCCGCTGCTCGAGCACGGCACGCTCACCGCTGCCGAGCCGACCGTGTACCCGATGGCAGAGGCCGCAGACGCGCTCGGTGCGTTGGCGGACCGGACGGCCACCGGCAAACTCGTGCTCGACCTGCGCTGA
- a CDS encoding TetR family transcriptional regulator — MPRPAQPLISRDRVISTALEIIDTDGLAACSLPRLARELEVKAPSLYHHFADRAEIMAGVARSIVLEAAAPRRREPADWQEWLVTLAVNFRRVVLRHPNAAPVLLEHVPRDLLSARYDDAAQLMRDAGVPEEVHVLILDGLENLTLGAALTQAVKPADIRNRIFPHVDAEKEPALASAVKANEWRTGEKLFAESIRSFLRGAVQR; from the coding sequence ATGCCACGTCCCGCGCAGCCACTGATCAGTCGTGACCGGGTGATCAGCACGGCACTGGAGATCATCGACACCGACGGGCTTGCGGCGTGCAGCCTGCCTCGCCTCGCGCGGGAGCTGGAGGTGAAGGCGCCGTCGCTCTACCACCACTTCGCCGACCGCGCCGAGATCATGGCCGGGGTGGCGCGCAGCATCGTGCTGGAGGCGGCAGCGCCGCGACGGCGCGAGCCCGCGGACTGGCAGGAGTGGTTGGTCACCCTCGCCGTCAACTTCCGGCGTGTCGTCCTCCGGCACCCCAACGCGGCACCGGTACTGCTCGAGCACGTGCCCCGCGACCTGCTGAGCGCACGCTACGACGACGCGGCGCAACTCATGCGAGACGCCGGTGTGCCGGAGGAGGTGCACGTGCTGATCCTGGACGGGCTGGAGAACCTGACCCTGGGCGCGGCGCTCACCCAGGCCGTCAAGCCGGCCGACATCCGGAACCGGATCTTTCCGCACGTGGACGCCGAGAAGGAGCCCGCCCTGGCGAGCGCGGTGAAGGCCAACGAGTGGCGGACCGGCGAAAAGCTGTTTGCCGAGTCGATCCGCTCGTTCCTCCGGGGCGCCGTCCAGCGCTGA
- a CDS encoding aldehyde dehydrogenase: protein MRQEPAFFVDASWSRPTGGSFEVVEAASGAPLGVVGSASGADVDAAVTAARRALDGPWSRCRPAERAHALDRFAAALKARGRDTATLVSRENGMPIALSKAVNGFAPAQIIGYYARLARDLEVEESRAGLFGEVLVRREPAGVVAAIVPWNYPQPLAAMKIGPALAAGCTVVLKSSPETALDACAFAEAALAADLPPGVLNIVPGGRGTGEALVAHAGVDKVAFTGSTAAGRAIGEVCGRLLRPVTLELGGKSAAIIAEDADLGAFGRALPAVSFANNGQTCHASTRILAPASRYDEVVDLVTTVARGLVVGDPLDPATQIGPLVSSAQRDRVLGHIRAGLASGARLTAGGSVPADRPKGWYVEPTVFADVDNAAPVAQDEIFGPVLCVIPYEGDDQAVAIANDSAYGLAGTVWTADEEHGRDIARRIRTGTFGVNTYELDPVAPFGGVKASGLGRELGPEGLEPYVSLKSVYTTAGR from the coding sequence GTGCGCCAGGAACCCGCATTCTTCGTCGATGCGAGCTGGAGCCGGCCCACGGGCGGCTCGTTCGAGGTGGTCGAGGCGGCGAGCGGAGCGCCCCTCGGGGTGGTCGGCTCGGCCTCCGGCGCCGACGTCGACGCGGCGGTCACCGCGGCCCGGCGAGCCCTGGACGGGCCGTGGAGCCGCTGCCGGCCGGCGGAGCGCGCGCACGCCCTCGACCGGTTCGCGGCGGCGCTCAAGGCACGGGGCAGAGACACCGCGACGCTGGTCAGCCGCGAGAACGGGATGCCGATCGCGCTGTCGAAGGCGGTCAACGGCTTCGCTCCGGCCCAGATCATCGGCTACTACGCGCGGCTCGCCCGCGACCTCGAGGTCGAGGAGAGCCGCGCAGGGCTCTTCGGCGAGGTGCTGGTGCGGCGCGAGCCGGCCGGCGTGGTCGCCGCGATCGTGCCCTGGAACTACCCCCAGCCGCTGGCCGCGATGAAGATCGGCCCGGCGCTGGCCGCGGGGTGCACGGTGGTGCTCAAGTCCTCGCCGGAGACCGCGCTCGACGCCTGTGCGTTCGCCGAAGCCGCGCTCGCCGCCGACCTCCCGCCCGGTGTCCTCAACATCGTGCCGGGCGGCCGGGGCACAGGCGAGGCGCTGGTCGCCCACGCGGGCGTGGACAAGGTCGCGTTCACCGGCTCCACCGCGGCCGGGCGCGCCATCGGCGAGGTGTGCGGGCGCCTGCTGCGCCCGGTGACGCTCGAGCTCGGCGGCAAATCGGCCGCGATCATCGCCGAGGACGCCGACCTCGGAGCCTTCGGGCGGGCGCTGCCTGCGGTGTCCTTCGCCAACAACGGCCAGACCTGCCACGCGAGCACCCGGATCCTCGCCCCGGCCTCGCGCTACGACGAGGTGGTGGACCTGGTCACCACGGTCGCGCGCGGGCTCGTGGTCGGCGACCCGCTGGATCCGGCGACGCAGATCGGGCCGCTGGTGAGCAGCGCGCAGCGGGACCGGGTACTGGGCCACATCCGGGCCGGCCTGGCGAGCGGCGCGCGGCTCACCGCGGGAGGATCGGTTCCGGCGGACCGGCCGAAGGGCTGGTATGTGGAGCCGACGGTGTTCGCCGACGTCGACAACGCCGCGCCGGTGGCCCAGGACGAGATCTTCGGCCCCGTGCTGTGCGTGATCCCCTACGAGGGTGACGACCAGGCGGTGGCGATCGCGAACGACAGCGCCTATGGCCTCGCCGGCACGGTGTGGACCGCCGACGAGGAGCACGGCCGGGACATCGCGCGCCGCATCCGCACCGGCACCTTCGGCGTCAACACCTACGAGCTTGACCCGGTCGCCCCGTTCGGCGGGGTGAAGGCCAGCGGGCTCGGCCGCGAACTCGGGCCGGAAGGGCTGGAACCCTACGTCAGCCTGAAGTCGGTCTATACCACGGCCGGGCGCTGA
- a CDS encoding PDR/VanB family oxidoreductase codes for MPGNGSAAVEMDVKVVGKEQVADGVVRLVLRRSCGEGFPAWEPGAHVDLVLDEDLVRQYSLCGDPGRSDVLEVAVLREPAGRGGSAFVHDKVEVGDRLRIRGPRNNFPLVEADEYLFVAGGIGITPILPMVRAAAAAGARWRLVYGGRTRRSMAFLEELADYGERVRIRSQDETGLLDLAGELAGAGESAAVYCCGPEGLLRAIEDECRGRRPGCLHVERFSPKARDTTVPDGPFEVELAVSGRTLEVPPGKSIVGVLEEAGVDVPVSCLEGTCGTCETAVLEGEPDHRDSILTDEERARNDTMFLCVSRSLTPRLRIDR; via the coding sequence GTGCCGGGGAACGGTTCGGCCGCGGTCGAGATGGACGTCAAGGTCGTCGGTAAGGAACAGGTGGCCGACGGCGTCGTGCGGCTTGTCCTCCGCCGCTCCTGCGGTGAGGGCTTCCCGGCCTGGGAACCGGGTGCGCACGTCGACCTCGTGCTGGATGAGGACCTGGTCCGCCAGTACTCGCTGTGCGGCGATCCCGGCCGGTCCGACGTCCTCGAGGTCGCGGTGCTGCGGGAGCCCGCCGGAAGGGGCGGCTCGGCCTTCGTGCACGACAAGGTGGAGGTGGGGGACCGCCTCCGGATCCGTGGCCCCCGCAACAACTTCCCGCTCGTCGAGGCGGACGAGTACCTGTTCGTCGCGGGCGGAATCGGGATCACGCCCATTCTGCCGATGGTGCGCGCGGCCGCGGCCGCCGGTGCGCGGTGGCGGCTGGTCTACGGCGGACGCACCCGGAGGTCGATGGCCTTCCTGGAGGAACTGGCGGACTACGGCGAGCGGGTCCGGATCCGTTCGCAGGACGAGACCGGGCTGCTCGACCTTGCCGGCGAGCTCGCCGGGGCCGGTGAGAGTGCCGCTGTCTACTGCTGCGGGCCGGAAGGGCTCCTGCGGGCGATCGAGGACGAGTGCCGGGGCCGGCGCCCGGGCTGCCTGCACGTCGAACGGTTCAGCCCGAAGGCGCGGGACACCACGGTTCCGGATGGCCCATTCGAGGTCGAGCTGGCGGTGAGCGGGCGGACGCTCGAGGTGCCGCCCGGGAAGTCCATCGTCGGCGTTCTCGAAGAGGCCGGTGTGGACGTTCCCGTGTCCTGCCTCGAGGGCACCTGCGGAACGTGCGAAACCGCCGTGCTGGAAGGAGAACCCGATCATCGGGACTCGATCCTCACCGACGAGGAGCGGGCCCGCAACGACACGATGTTCCTGTGCGTGTCGCGAAGTCTGACACCACGGCTGCGCATCGACAGGTGA
- a CDS encoding aromatic ring-hydroxylating oxygenase subunit alpha, translating to MNQVETDREDRIRRALHHLREGTTDQWDDVAGFEAREFTDPEVARRERERIFGRVPSIVAHSSEVPKPNDFITLRMPLNNVLIVRQKDGSVRGFVNLCRHRGALLEEQESGRCRLFSCGYHRWSYDLDGSLRAITRDNTFGEVDRSKYGLVELPTEERHGFIWMVDSADAKIDVAAWLGPEMDAILAGYDLDGLQCVRAEGFDEPVNWKIMQDAFLDGYHIQYAHPNSAAKHIHTNVMTFEDFGRHCRFVAPRKTIDKWIEDDPGETSLAAHVTETHFVGPNCTLLRQPDHFQLLTFRPDPSRPDWSRMEMRLIVPPVERSGMDPERWQKLWDKNWEILLAVLHREDFPLLRASQVGMASASAGPMVLGRNEVANHLFHRETRRLVEESS from the coding sequence ATGAACCAGGTGGAGACCGACCGGGAGGACCGGATCCGTCGAGCGTTGCACCACCTGCGAGAAGGGACCACGGACCAGTGGGACGACGTCGCCGGGTTCGAGGCGCGCGAGTTCACTGACCCCGAAGTGGCTCGCCGCGAGCGGGAGCGGATCTTCGGCCGGGTGCCCTCGATCGTCGCGCATTCGTCGGAGGTGCCGAAGCCGAACGACTTCATCACGCTCCGGATGCCGCTCAACAACGTCCTGATCGTCCGTCAGAAGGACGGCAGTGTGCGCGGCTTCGTCAACCTGTGCCGCCACCGGGGCGCTCTGCTGGAGGAGCAGGAGTCCGGCCGGTGCCGCCTGTTCTCCTGCGGCTACCACCGCTGGTCCTACGACCTGGACGGCTCGCTGCGGGCGATCACCCGGGACAACACCTTCGGCGAGGTCGACCGGTCGAAGTACGGGCTCGTCGAACTGCCCACCGAGGAACGCCACGGGTTCATCTGGATGGTCGACTCGGCGGACGCCAAAATCGACGTCGCCGCCTGGCTGGGCCCGGAGATGGACGCGATCCTGGCCGGATACGACCTGGACGGTCTGCAATGCGTGCGCGCCGAGGGGTTCGACGAGCCGGTCAACTGGAAGATCATGCAAGACGCCTTCCTGGACGGCTACCACATCCAGTACGCCCACCCGAACAGCGCGGCCAAACACATCCACACCAACGTGATGACCTTCGAGGACTTCGGCAGGCACTGCCGGTTCGTCGCGCCTCGCAAGACGATCGACAAGTGGATCGAGGACGACCCGGGCGAGACCAGCCTCGCCGCGCACGTCACCGAGACGCACTTCGTCGGACCGAACTGCACACTGCTCCGGCAACCCGATCACTTCCAGCTGCTGACCTTCCGGCCCGATCCCAGCCGGCCGGACTGGTCGCGCATGGAGATGCGGCTGATCGTGCCGCCGGTGGAGCGCAGCGGGATGGACCCCGAGCGGTGGCAGAAGCTCTGGGACAAGAACTGGGAGATCCTGCTGGCGGTGCTGCATCGCGAGGACTTCCCGCTCCTGCGCGCGTCGCAGGTGGGCATGGCCAGCGCGAGCGCGGGCCCGATGGTGCTCGGCCGCAACGAGGTCGCCAACCACCTGTTCCACCGTGAGACGCGGCGCCTGGTCGAGGAGAGCTCGTGA
- a CDS encoding aldehyde dehydrogenase family protein, with the protein MSNFSNFIGGSWRGSDAARLPVDDPSTGEVTGSVPDSGAAEVDAAVAAARQAFETGPWARMTPADRATVLRDLASALEARFDDLVDGLVADTGCSVRMCPMLQAGAPLAHLRDFADMAPLLEKPVPYPIQSTPGFGQWELHREPVGVVGAFTPYNFPLFIAVWKIAPALLAGNTVVVKPSPLTPFGLDAFARAAEEVGLPPGVVNVVHGDRVAGEALVASPGVDLITFTGSTAVGKRVLAAAAGTAKDVILEMGGKSPAVVLPDADVELAVRGTLFSSMMHGGQACVATTRMLVPDSRYDEFLEVLRARSERLVVGPAADFATDVGPVVSQAQRVKVEKYVSAAVERGARVLTGGERPSGVPDGGHYVAPTVLVDLDNDNPAASDEIFGPVLSVLRYRDVDDAIRIANDTQYGLAAAVWSADLERARSVAARLQGGLVWINDVAQADVARTPFAGKKQSGVGTELGPDGLFAYTKVKSLYTALDDNLDARPYGAVGSDWE; encoded by the coding sequence ATGTCGAATTTCAGCAACTTCATCGGCGGCTCCTGGCGCGGCTCCGACGCGGCGCGCCTCCCGGTCGACGACCCCTCCACCGGTGAGGTGACCGGATCCGTCCCCGACAGCGGCGCCGCCGAGGTGGACGCGGCCGTCGCCGCCGCCCGCCAGGCGTTCGAGACCGGGCCCTGGGCGCGCATGACCCCGGCGGACCGGGCGACGGTACTCCGCGACCTGGCCTCGGCCCTGGAAGCGCGGTTCGACGACCTCGTCGACGGGCTGGTCGCCGACACCGGGTGCAGCGTGCGGATGTGCCCGATGTTGCAGGCCGGGGCGCCACTGGCGCACCTGCGCGATTTCGCGGACATGGCGCCGCTGTTGGAGAAGCCGGTGCCCTATCCCATCCAGTCGACGCCGGGATTCGGCCAGTGGGAACTGCACCGGGAACCGGTCGGTGTCGTCGGAGCTTTCACGCCCTACAACTTCCCGTTGTTCATCGCGGTCTGGAAGATCGCGCCGGCCTTGCTCGCGGGCAACACCGTGGTGGTCAAGCCATCGCCCCTGACGCCGTTCGGGCTCGACGCCTTCGCCAGGGCGGCCGAGGAGGTCGGCTTGCCGCCGGGGGTGGTCAACGTCGTGCACGGCGACCGCGTCGCCGGTGAGGCGCTCGTGGCCAGCCCGGGCGTCGACCTGATCACCTTCACCGGCAGCACCGCCGTCGGAAAGCGTGTGCTCGCCGCCGCGGCCGGCACCGCCAAGGACGTGATCCTGGAGATGGGCGGTAAGTCGCCGGCCGTGGTCCTGCCGGACGCCGACGTCGAGCTCGCCGTGCGCGGAACCCTGTTCAGCAGCATGATGCACGGCGGGCAGGCGTGCGTGGCGACCACGCGGATGCTGGTCCCGGACAGCAGGTACGACGAGTTCCTCGAGGTCCTGCGCGCCCGTTCGGAACGTCTGGTGGTAGGCCCCGCGGCGGACTTCGCCACCGACGTGGGCCCTGTGGTCAGCCAGGCGCAGCGGGTGAAGGTCGAGAAGTACGTGTCCGCGGCCGTGGAGCGCGGCGCGCGGGTGCTCACCGGCGGCGAGCGGCCGTCCGGGGTTCCGGACGGTGGCCACTACGTGGCGCCCACCGTCCTCGTCGACCTCGACAACGACAACCCGGCGGCCTCCGACGAGATCTTCGGCCCGGTGCTGTCGGTGCTGCGTTACCGCGACGTCGACGACGCGATCCGGATCGCGAACGACACCCAGTACGGGCTGGCCGCCGCCGTCTGGTCGGCCGACCTGGAGCGAGCGCGGTCGGTGGCCGCCCGGTTGCAGGGTGGGCTGGTGTGGATCAACGACGTCGCGCAGGCCGACGTCGCGCGGACCCCGTTCGCGGGGAAGAAGCAGAGCGGTGTCGGGACCGAACTCGGGCCGGACGGCCTGTTCGCCTACACCAAGGTGAAGAGCCTCTACACCGCGTTGGACGACAACCTCGACGCGCGCCCGTACGGTGCGGTCGGCAGTGACTGGGAGTGA
- a CDS encoding ferredoxin, producing the protein MADQRIAIDRERCAGHGRCYTVAPEIFEPDDEGFAVVTRTPGGERLENALAAAVRNCPERAVVVD; encoded by the coding sequence GTGGCCGACCAGCGGATCGCGATCGACCGGGAACGGTGCGCGGGGCACGGCCGGTGCTACACCGTCGCTCCGGAGATATTCGAACCCGACGACGAGGGTTTCGCCGTGGTGACCAGAACGCCCGGTGGTGAGCGGCTGGAGAACGCCCTGGCAGCCGCCGTGCGCAACTGCCCCGAACGTGCCGTCGTCGTCGACTGA
- a CDS encoding cytochrome P450: MTTTPKAAADEELRTDFDIHDPANADNVYERYAELRAKCPVAHSSAYGGHWVATRYDDIHEIVRNPEVFSSECVNIPPTIGQDGPMIPLEVDPPDHTTYRQLLTPLFSPTRMAAIEPDVRRIVVELLDGMAGKEKCDFITDFAKPLPTKVFLTLMGWPMSDTAKFHEWTDTIVLGKPGASEEEATAVRMAAAMEVYAYFAEMLDDRMADPSSGPDDVTSVLVNGKFGDRPLTQFEILNTLFVMMIGGLHTVQGQLAHSVIYFAEHPDRRRQLVDDPDLVPSAVEEMLRYESAVSPARVVKQDTELGGVRLTAGDRILIPLGAANRDPEKFDNPDEVDLTREPNPHLAFGGGRHRCLGSHLARIELRVAFEELHRRFPDYRLDPADPPQRHLSQVKGVERLPLVLGQSV, encoded by the coding sequence ATGACCACGACCCCGAAGGCGGCCGCGGACGAGGAACTGCGGACCGATTTCGACATCCACGATCCCGCGAACGCCGATAACGTCTACGAACGTTACGCCGAGCTGCGCGCGAAGTGCCCGGTCGCGCACTCCAGCGCCTACGGCGGCCACTGGGTCGCCACCCGCTACGACGACATCCACGAGATCGTGCGGAACCCGGAGGTGTTCTCCAGCGAGTGCGTGAACATCCCGCCGACCATCGGCCAGGACGGCCCGATGATCCCGCTGGAGGTGGACCCTCCCGACCACACGACCTACCGGCAGCTGCTGACCCCCTTGTTCTCGCCGACGCGGATGGCCGCGATCGAGCCGGACGTCCGCCGGATCGTCGTCGAGCTGCTGGACGGCATGGCGGGCAAGGAGAAGTGCGACTTCATCACCGACTTCGCGAAGCCGTTGCCCACCAAGGTGTTCTTGACACTGATGGGCTGGCCGATGTCGGACACCGCGAAGTTCCACGAGTGGACCGACACCATTGTGCTGGGCAAGCCGGGCGCGTCGGAGGAGGAGGCCACCGCGGTGCGGATGGCCGCGGCGATGGAGGTCTACGCCTACTTCGCCGAGATGCTCGACGACCGCATGGCGGACCCGTCGTCCGGGCCGGACGACGTCACCTCCGTGCTGGTCAACGGGAAGTTCGGGGACCGCCCGCTGACCCAGTTCGAAATCCTCAACACGTTGTTCGTGATGATGATCGGCGGCCTGCACACCGTGCAGGGCCAGCTCGCGCACAGCGTCATCTACTTCGCCGAGCACCCGGACCGGCGCAGGCAGCTCGTCGACGACCCGGACCTGGTGCCTTCCGCGGTGGAGGAGATGCTGCGGTACGAGTCCGCCGTGTCCCCGGCGCGGGTGGTCAAGCAGGACACCGAGCTCGGCGGTGTGCGGCTGACCGCGGGCGACCGGATCCTCATCCCGCTGGGCGCGGCCAACCGCGACCCGGAGAAGTTCGACAACCCCGACGAGGTCGACCTCACCCGGGAACCGAACCCGCACCTGGCGTTCGGCGGCGGACGGCACCGGTGCCTGGGCTCGCACCTGGCGCGCATCGAGCTGCGCGTCGCGTTCGAGGAGCTGCACCGGCGGTTCCCCGACTACCGGCTCGACCCCGCCGACCCGCCGCAACGCCACCTGAGCCAGGTCAAGGGTGTCGAGCGGCTTCCCCTCGTGCTCGGCCAGTCGGTCTGA